A segment of the Balneola vulgaris DSM 17893 genome:
AAGACGTCATCCTGAACAGCAGAACGAAGTGATGCGTGATTCAGGATCTTAAGTTGGCTATGAATGTGCAAAAGGGTTGTTGCACGAAGCGTTGATAAAAGCCTAAGCATTTGCTCTCGTTCCCAACGTCCTCGTTGGGAATGCATTATAGAAGCTCCAGCTTCTTTTTCTATTCCCCTTTTGTGTGGACAAAAGGGAGTTACACCACCCCGACAGCTGTCGGGTTCGGCGCATGTTCTGCTTCTCTGACGCTATGCAAAATGAAGGCGATTCCTGCTCAATTCTAACGCTGGAGATGTTTGGATCAAATAAAGTATTACAGGGCATTAACACTTTTCTGTTACCGAGCAACCAGCCAACCAATCAAGTCGTCATCCTGAACTTGATTCAGGATCTTAAGTTGGCTATGAATGTGCGAAAGGGTTGTTGAACGAAGCGTTGATAAAAGCCTAAGCATTTGCTCTCGATCCCGGGTTGTTGGATCGGGATCTTCTGAGATTATATCCGATATCCTATTTTTATTCCAGCAATGAGTAGAATGGAGTTTGGGATCGATGCTCCCTTTGGGAATACATTGTGCTGATAGCCGAAGGTGGCATTGGGCACCAACTGAAAACGGTCATGAATAGGTAGTACGTAATGGAGTCCCACCGAAGGTAATATGGTAAGCATCTGTGAATCGGTATTGTACGAACTGTTGAAGCAAGGAGGGGCTATAGGACAAATTATTTGTTCGTTTTGTTGAGTTACTTCTCGATACCAAAAGTCGGTACTAAGTTGCAGTTGGAGCTGCTCCCATCCCAATGACTTTCGGAGCAAGCCAAAGCCAACCCCCACACCTCTACTATTTACTTCGTCTGCAGCAGACCAATTGTTTTCCTCAGCCACCAACACCCCGGTTCTATAGATGAAGTCCCATTGATCGTTATGTGATGTTTGGAACTCCACCATCGGCATTACCCCTAGATCATAAGCTTGGGCTTGGAGATTAAATTGTTGCTGAGCTTGAACCGTGTTTATGCATGCTAGTGTGAAAAAAACGGCAATAAATTTCATGATGGGTATCCCTTAGTTTGACCAACAACGCCTACAATACTAAAGTATTGTTTGGGAGTGGGTTAGGGTGTTTGTCTATTGCGCTGAGAGAGTGTTGGAGTGAGGTTAAGCCTGAGTTTCCTAGCCTGTCCAAGCAGATGCATGAGTGGAAATGGTAGGTAGACAAAAATTATTTAGCTGACTACAGCAAATGATTTTATTCTTAATTTTATTTTTTTCAATTCTTTCATGGTTAGAATACAGTAGTCATTAATCGGTTTTGGATAAGAAACGTCCTCAAAGTCGGATTTAATAATATTTAAACTGAATTCAATAGTTTCAAATAGCTCAACCAATGTGATTTTGTCTTTCATTAAATCATAAAGTAAGTCTTGTAGTTGTTCGATTTCCATATCGATGGTATCAACTAAATCAACTTCATATGATTCAATGCGAAGTATGTCGTAGTATTCTTTTACTTTTACAATATTAGATTTGAATTCCGTTGCTAATTTTCTTTTCTCTTCTTGAGAGCATTCTTTGATTGAGCTTAACTGTTTTTGGTAAATTTGTTTAGATTTTTGTAGAGCTACTTTCTGTTCATCTGTTAGACTATTCAATTTATTTTTAATTTCACTAATAAATTTTTCGTCAATTTTGATTTCAAGATGGATATCAGATTGATTAACAGGTCGTTTTTGCTTATTGACTTTTTGAGGTTTAGCTTCTTTTTTAGGTACTTCAAGCTGTAGTTCTTTATTTTCATTGTTGCACATTTCAATAAAATCTTTTTCGGAAAGTATTTTAATGGAAATTCCATTTTCAATTAATTCTTCAACTTTTCGGTGCTTCGAGCTTTTTTCATAACCCGCAAGCTTAGATGTATCATGTGTACCAACAACAAGTATAGTTGTCTTCTTGGAAACTGAATTTCTAATATTGCAGCCGATATCAGCAGCGATTTTGGCTGCATCTTTTCTTGGTATCGATAATGCACCTGTAAAAACCAAGTTTTCGCCATATAACGCCCCTTCTGAGTTTCCATCAAGTCTTATAGCTGAAGAACCGCTTTGATAAGGAAAAATTGGTTGGTCAACTCTTGTTAACCAATCCTCTACTGTTCGTTGAGTTTTCTCACAAGCAATATGCACAATTTTTGCAGCAGCTATAGCGTCCTCAAGAGCATCATGATGTCCAAACTGGATATCTAAAAAATCTGCAATATTTGCTAACCCATATCCTTTATAAGCAAACTGATCCCAAGTTCTACGGACAATTTTGGCGGAGTCAAGCCATTTTGGTTGTATAATTTCGAGATTATATTCAGTGCATGCACGAGTTACAGCAATTCTGTCAAACGGCATGTGATGAATCGTAATTTGGTTTGTAATTTTCTCAGATATTAAACTGTGGATTGCATCAAAGGTTGGAGCGTTCTGAACAGCTTCTTCGGTGATTCCATGTATAGAGCTGTTAAATGGGTCAAAATAAGCTTCGGGATTTACTAAGGAACTCCATTTGTCAACAATTTGCCCATCTTGGAAATGAACAAGCCCGATTTGGCAAATGCTTGAATAATCCGCATTAGCTGTCTCAACATCTATAGCAAGGAAGTTCATAGAATTTATTTTTTTATCTGTTTCTCCACTTCTTTTTGAAAGCAAGTAACTAGCAAACTAAGATTCCCAAGTTCGACATCTGGGCAATTGTCAATGTCGCGTCTTTTGTAAAATAAGTCGTGAAATGCAATAAAATCAGTGCAAAGGGTTACGGAATCAATTCTCGGATCGTCAATTTTGGGGTTCATTCTAATGAATCGCCAAGCTTGTTCTTTGTCTTTTGTATGTTTGAGAATCGAGTTTATAGTCTCTGTCCAATGCTCTATATGTTTTTGAAATACGCGCTCCACTCTAGAGTTTAAATCAATTTTAGTCTTGGTTTTCTTACCCTTTTTGATCCGTGTTGGTATATCGGATGTGTCTTGAAACTTAATAGTCAGTTCGTATGCTGTTCTTGTAATTGTATTATCCATTGTCATTTATTAAGGCATTCAACAATACAGTTAAAGATTGTTATTCATTTCACTCTATGAGTCATTATTAGTTCTACTCATTTTGCTGATTAAAAAAGTAATAAGGTAAAGACTAGATCTACTAGTATTTACCAAAACCAACTCGTTCCCCAATTCAGTAGATACCTTTCCCTCCTCGCTAAAATAAAAAATCCTCTATTTAAACCAATTGTTAATGTGTAAATGCATTGTATACATGGTGCTTAGCAAATAAAGCACTGCGTGGTATGTAGCTATGGGTTAAAATCGTAAAGCCACTATTTACAAAAGCTCATTTTTAAATGAGCCTTGTTAACTGTAAACTCCTGCATGATTCTTGATCCAGAAATACTGTCGAAGCTGTCTTCCATTGAGCTGAGAGCCAAGAAAATTGTAGAGGGCTTTATCTCGGGTTTGCATAAAAGTCCGTACCACGGCTTTAGTGTGGAGTTTGCCGAGCATCGCCCTTATAACACGGGCGACGATTTCAAGCATATCGACTGGAAGGCTTACGGCAAGAAGGAGCGATTTTATGTGAAGCAGTATGAGGAGGAAACCAACCTTCGCTGTTACACTCTCTTGGATACGAGTAGTTCAATGCTGTTTAAGCATTTCAGCTCATGGACTAAGTTGCGCTATGGTATCCATTATGCCGCTGCCCTAATGTATTTAATGCATCGCCAACGAGATGCCTGTGGCTTCATCCCTTTTTCGTCTAAGATCGAGAAGTTTATTCCAGCCAAAGGTACCTATGCCCACTTGCGTCAGATCTATACTGAGCTAGAACAGGAACTAGTGCGTGAGCATAAAGGGGAAGAGGAAAAACGGACTACTAGTACCGCTGAAGTCATTCACGAAGTGGCCGAACGGTTAAATCACCGCAGCTTGGTGATCATCATCACAGATTTATTTGAGTCGCCCCAAAAACACGACGAACTCATTTCCGCCTTAAAGCACTTGCGTCATCGCAATCATGAGGTGTTGTTGTTTAATGTGTTGGAACATCGCAGTGAACGAGAGCTCGCCTTTTCCGATAATAAAGTGGTGTTCGAAGACCTAGAGTCGGGCAGTGAAGTGGAAGTGATTCCAGCCCAAGTGAAGGAAGATTACATCCAAAAGGTGGAAGAGCATATCAAGAAGTTTAAGCTGGCTTGTTCAGAGTTCGAAATCGATTTTGAACAGATTGATATAGAGTCAGGCTTCGATAAAGCTTTGTTAGCCTACCTCAATAAGCGAAAGAGACTCGGCTAGTTTATCGGCAGGGCAGCCAAATAGGGTCGCCATCAAAAGCAGGGTTAAAGGTAAGGCGACTTTTGTTATTGCCATCGGCATCCATCACAAATAGCTCCCAATTCCCATCTACTTCTGCCCCATAAGCAATGGAAGAACCATCCGTTGAATAACGCCCCAATAGAATGTTGGAAGCACTAAAGGTTAACTGACGCAGATCTTGAGAAGTTAAGTGGTAGCTAAATAAGTCAGCGGATTCATTATAGCGATAGAAGATGAGCTTTTCCCCGTCGGGCGACCATGACGGATAACCATGCAGTCGATCACTGTTAGTGATGGCGGTCAATTTCGAACCATCGGCTTGAATAGTGAATATATCTCCATTGTGGAGGGTGTCGGTCAGTACAAAAGCGATGTGATCAGAAGTAGGTGACCATTGCGGCTGGTAGGGTTGATTGGCTCCTTCATGTAATACTTGGAGGTAACCGGTTTCCAGTTCCATCACCACTAGTTGATAGCTACTTGGGTTCACCTCTTTAGAGAACACAATACGGTTGCGGTTGGGGGCCCATGACGGGACTTCATCGCCTGCAGGATTGTTAATCAAAAACTCAGCTTCACCATTACTCAGGGACTTTTTATACAGTGTTCGTTGTCCGTTTATCTCACGACTAAAAACGATTTCTTGGTAGAACGGGGAATATCTCGGAGCCCCATCACTCAGGCTATCCCCTTCAAACAGAGAAAGTTCTAAGCTTTCAAGGTTCAAGTTATATAAATCACCATTTCCAGAGCGGTCGGAATAAAAGAGGAGTTGGTCGGAGCAACTTAGTGCTGCACCCTCATCGGTAGATGGCGTGCTCTGCTGGGGTACTTTGGTGGAAGTACTGCAGGCCATACACAGGCCGGAGATGAGTAAAATGTAGAGCCGCTTAGGGAGTTGCATTAGGTCACTTTTTGGTTCTTGAGAATCTTGTTTAGCAAGCTAGGATTCAAGCGTTTCATCCAGAGTGCGAGCTTAATTTTTAAGGGGGCGATCACGATTTCCTCTTTACGATTCATAAGTGGTGACCAAATGTTAGCCACCATCTCATCGGCAGTCATGGCATCCTCGTGCATATCACCCATTTTGCCATAGCTACTGCCATCGCCCGTCACCGCATTTTTGGTGATGTCAGTTTTAATTGGACCTGGGCATACTAAAGTCACCGCGATGTTATGCTCGTAACACTCTTGGCGAAGGGAATCAAAAAAGCCATGTAGGGCATGTTTACTGGCAGCGTAGCCTGTTCGGAATTTAGAGCCAAACTTACCTGCTACACTGCTGGTAGCAATGATGTGTCCACTGCCTTGTTCAATCATAGAAGGCAGTACTTCTCTGGTTAAGCCTACCGAGCCAAAGAAGTTTACTTCCATTAGTTTGCGGATGGTATCTAGATCGGTTTCTTCGAAAATAGATCGTTGACTGATGCCACCGTTATTGATGAGCACGTCAATATTTCCAAAAAACGAGAGTGCTTCTTGGGTTTTGGAAGCGAAGGTGTTGGATTGAGCCAAGTCGAGCGGCAGGATTTGAATGCGATCTGAGCTGGGGTCGATTTCAGTTTTAACTTCCTCAAGGGCTTCAGTTCGGCGAGAGGATAAAATGAGATTGGCTCCTTCCTTGAAATATGCTTTAGCAAAAGCCTTTCCAATGCCTGATGATGCGCCAGTAATCCAAACGGTTTTATTCTTCAATGTCATAAATATGCGATGAGTGAATGAAAGTATTTCTCAATCCGTTAAACTTCCATCTACAATATTAGTACTTTTCAGGTTTAAGATAACAAAGATTTAGTGCCATGAATGCTGGCAGAAATATTTTATTAGTTGAAGATGAATTAGAGTCGGGAGAAATGCTCTCTAATTTCCTAGAGTTGAACGACTTTAACATTATGTGGGCGAAGGATGGGAAAGAAGCTTTTTCCATTATCGAAGACAAAGCCAATGAAATTGATTTAGCTATTTTGGATATCATGGTGCCTTACCACGATGGCAAGGAAATTTGTAAGATGATTCGAGAGCATCCGGTGATACAAGACATTCCCGTGCTATTTTTAACGGCACGTGACGAAGAAGTGGATGAAATTGAGGGCCTGAATATCGGGGCGGATGATTACATCAAAAAGCCGGCTAGTTTGAACTTGATTAAGGCGCATGTGGAATCGCAGTTGCGCAGGGTGAAGCCCGAGAAAGCCCATTGGCTGAAATATGATCAGGTGTATTTAGACACCGAGACCCATCAGATGTTCATCAATGAGAAGCCTATTGATTTAACGCATACCGAGTACATCATAGCGGAGATGTTTTTCAAGCACCCGAAGTTGGTGTATTCCCGCAAAGAGATTTTAGAGCATATCAGTGATGAAGAGAAGTTTATCTTCGACCGCACCGTTGATGTGCATATCAAAAACCTACGGTTAAAAATGAAGGACGAAGGCAAGCTCATCAAAACCTACCGAGGCATTGGATATGGCTTCAATAGAGAGTATTTAGATTCATGAATATTCAATCGAAACTAGCTTTCACCTACATCACCCTGCTGAGTCTGGGCGTAATCGTCATCAGTTCGTATGCCATTTTAAGTATCCGTGCCTTTCTATTGGAAGAAGGCATCGTGAATTTTGAGGAGGATGCCCAAGTGTTCGCGAAGTCGTTCGAGGATATGGATCCCAATGAAAATCTCTTCGACAAAGCACTATTTGTATCCAATTTAACAGGTTATGAAATCGCTCTCTTCGATTCGGAAGGGCAGGTATTGGTAAACATCCCCGATGCCTTAACCGATTATGTGGATGCGCGTGAGTATCTAAATGATGACTTACAGGACTCTCTGAATGCCATGCCGGGTTCTCCTGTAGTGATTAATGAAGAGCTGTATCCCAAGTTGATTGCCTTTCAATATATAGGGGAAAACAGTTCCGAGGCTCGATACTTGCGTATTAGCCAGTTAAAGAGCACCATTTATGCGGCCGAGGCGAGCATCCGTCATTTGATTTATGGAGCGATGGTGGGCTCCATACTCGTGGTGATTATTGTGAGTTTTTACTTTGCACGCTATATGTCGAAGCCCTTATTACGCCTCAAAGAAGCAGCTTTGGATATCGCAAATGGAAACCTAGATCGGGAGATCAATCTAAAGCGATCGGATGAGTTCGGGACCTTGGCCCGTTCGTTGAATCAGATGGCTGATACCCTACGTGCTGATACCGAACAGCTCAAAAAGCTCAACGAAAAGCAGAATCAGTTCTTTGCTGATATCACCCATGAAGTGAGAAATCCACTGCATTCGATATCAGGAGCATTGGAGATGATGGAGCTCGAAAATTTAGAGGCTTCCAAAAAGGCGCAGTATATACAGGTAGCTCGAAAGCAACTTCAAAGAGTAACGCGTTTGTTTGAAGACTTGAAGACCTTACAGCGCTATGATTATGATGCGAGTTTCATCATTCGAGAGCAGGTAGAGCTAGGTAAACTGGTGGAGGGGATTTTACACGTGCACAAACCTTTTGCGGAAAAGAAGGGTATTGCACTGGTGTCGGATATAGAGGAGAACCTGAATGTATTTGTTGATCCGGATAAGATTGAACAAGTGATAGAGAATTTAACTTCGAATGCTTTGAAGTATACCAACGAGGGTACCGTTACAGTAGCTGCGAAGAAAGTGAAAGAAGGGGTTAAGGTGTCGGTGAGTGATACCGGTATTGGTATCAGCGATGAGCATTTAGAACGATTGTTCGACCGATTCTACCGAGCTGATAAAGCGCGTTCAAGAGATAAAGGAGGAACGGGCTTAGGCTTGGCTGTAGTGAAAAGTATCCTCACCGCCCATCAAAGTGATATACAGGTTGAAAGCACCGTAGGGAAAGGTAGTACCTTCCAATTTGTGCTCAAAGTTAGATAAGATCGGGCTTGAAGTACTTGTAGGCGATGGCCGCTAGCGAAGCACCAAATAGTGGTCCTACGGTATAGAGTGGGATGTCTAAATAAGAGGCTCCATTGAACATCAAATCAACAATGGCGGTGCCTATAGATAGGGCTGGGTTGAATACCGAACCTGAGATGCTTTCACCGGCCATGGTTAAGGCTGCAAATGAAAATCCCATGATGAATGCATAAGTGGCTACACTCTTGTTGGATGGCTTGCCAATCCAAGCAGTAAGGGCAACTAAGACGAGCACAAAAGAGAGCAGTACTTCAATAGTAAGCTGCTGGTAGAATGTAGAGTTTAAGGGCGCTTCCACATAAAAAACCAAGCTTGATAACATTAAAACAGTTGCCGCAGCAAGCATAGCTCCGATAGTCTGACCTAATACATACCCACCAAATTCTTTGATGGATAGTTTATTGAGCCAGAATGCACCTAAACTAATTGCTGGGTTGAAGTGCGCTCCCGAAATCAAAGCTCCTACATAAATAAGAGCACTTAGTGTAAAGCCTATAGCGATGGGATTTGTAGATACCCCTATCACAAGTACAAGAAAAAACGTGCCAATACACTCTATAAGGTATTTTTTTATCCCCAAACTGAAACTAATCTAATTCTTTGTCCTTCCTAAATTCTGCTGAAACTAAACGGTGGGCCGTGTAATTGCAATTAAATTATCGACAACACTTGTTTAGTATTTAATTAACTTTGGTCAGCTAATTAATACTTAATGTTTTAAGTCACGAACTAATAAAGGTAAAATTTTTTTAATGCGCATAATTGATAAGCTCAAAGAAAGATGGGGTATCGAAAATAGTTTACAGCTTTTTTTGATCTTACTTGTATTTGCTTGCACCGGATTCACTTCCCTGTTTGCACGGCGCTTCGTATTCGACCTTTTAGGCATTACTGATGAGCACTCGTTTTGGTTTAAAACATTGGTTTGGCTCCTCACAATCTTCCCCATTTATAACATATTGCTCTACTTTTATGGGGTCATTTTTGGCCAACGTGAATTCTTCACCAAATTTTTGAAGAAGATGCTGGGCCGTTTTGTGCGTAAAAAAGACAATGCCTCGGCATAATTCGCATTTCACTAGTCTAAGCCCAAGCTCATTCTATCTTTCTTCGACATCTTACTAGTTACACATTCATAGGAATGATCGATGAGTGATTTAATGAGCTCATCGGAAAGAGCAGATTGAGTATACACGCTGTTCCAATGCTTTTTATTCATGTGCCAACCTGCGGTGATATCCTCGTGGGCCTCTCGAAGTTGAACGGCATATTCAGGGTCACATTTTAAGTTCACCCGGTTGAAGTCTTCAATGGTAGCTAAGGCAAACATTTTACCCAGTACTTTATACACTAATGTTTCTTCCCCAAAGGGAAATTCTTCCGTTACCCCTTCAAAGCTTAGGCAGTAGTTTCTGAAATCTTCAATATTCATAGAGTCCTCTTTTAAACTTGAGTGCTCCTAATATGAATAATTATTAGTGGAACTCAAGCGAAATTAAAAAGCCATTCACCTATGGCGGGATGAATGGCTTGAATGCTTAAGGATTAATCAGGAATGATACTATTCACAGCTTGGGCAAATTTTGCGCAATAGTGGATCGGTTGGGCACGCATTTTCATCGGCTTGAAGAACTTCTTCGACACGTTGATCCCCAAACTTCTCACGTGCTTGTTGAATCAAATCAGCGTGGACTTCTTCTACTTGTTTTGTGGTATTGTCTGCAACTTCAACGTGAGTAGATTCCGATTTTTTTGAACTTCCAAATCCAACACGAGTGCCTCGTTTATTTACTTTAGAAGTGTACTTCTCGCCTTTTATTACTTTGTCGATGAAGCAATAGTAGGTCGACTTCAACTTTTTCTTCCATGCATAGAGATAGATATCACGCATTGCATCTCGCAGTTGTTCGTCGATGTAAATAGACTTGGATACCGCTTGATCGATGGATTCTTGGAAGGCCGCGGCTATATCAATTTGGCGATTTGGATGGATTTCATAAGCCGTTTTGTATACGTCTTTGTCAATCACCCCATCCAGTTGTTCAATATGCTGAACCGACCCATTGTGCTGCTTGATGAGGTTGGCCATATGGTCGTTCCAAAGTCCTTTCTCTTCCAGTGCGTGAATAAGCTGGTGGTTCACAACAATGTATTTACCCGACAAGGTATCTCGGGAATAGAGATTGCTGAAATAGCTGTCGATAGAAGAGGTAGTGCCACTAATGATGGAGATGGTAGCTGTTGGAGCGATGGCTAGGAGTACCGCATTTCGTCGAGGCGCATATGCATAGCCCTCACCTTGATCTTTGGCATCTGTATAGTGCTGGAATGGGGCTCGTTCGCTTGCAAGTTGCTCGGAGCTTTTGTAGCACACTTCTTTCATAAAGCGACCAATCTTACGAGCAAGGATCACCGCTTCTTCTGAGTCGTATGCTACGCCAAGTTCAACCAGAGCTTCTGCAAAACCCATAATGCCAATGCCCAGTGGACGAAGGTCCATAGTGTTTTTACGGGCTTCTTCTGAAGGGTAAAAGTTCTTGTCGAGGATATTATCGAGAGCAAGCACCATCGTTTGGAGGGTGTCCTCGATTTTACCCCAATCGAAGTCGCTTCGGTCATCCAGTACATGCTTCGAAAGGTTCAAGGATGCTAGGGTACAAACAGCGGTGGAATCAGATCGATTTGGAATAGCAATCTCGGTACATAAGTTCGAGCTATTGATTACTCCATATTGAGGGCACGGATTCTTGCGGTTATGCTCATCTTTAAACACCAACCACGGGTGCCCAGTTTTCGCAAGTTTAAAGAGGTATTTCTTAAAGAAATCGGCACCATCAAGCTTTTTGAATTGCTCGATTTTTCCTTGTTTAGCTTCTTCAATGCGCTGATTGTACTTGAGTGCAAAGTCGTCACCAATGGCTTCAACGAGTTCTGGACATTCACCAGGATCGAAGAGATAAACCGGCTCATTATGCTCAATGCGACGCATGAGCTCGTCGGGCATCCAAAGTTTTGTATTCAATGAAGGGGTGCGGAAGTAAGCATTACCGGTGGTTTCTTTTAGATCCAAGAAAGCTTCGATATCTAAATGCCAAGGCTGAATAGAAATCACTTGGGAGCTACGGCGGCGCCCTCCTTGTTGAATGGAATTCACCAGTGTATCGAATACTTTAATGAAGGGAATCACTCCGGAAGACTTTGCATTCAACGACTTGATGAGCGAACCGGTAGCACGAACACGAGTAACATCGGTACCAACGCCTCCCGCATGTTTAGCAAGAAAGGCGGTTTCTTCAGCTTTGGCCATAATGGATTCTAAGGAGTCGTCTACCACACTTACATAACACGATGAATATTGCGACATCGGCGTTCCTGAGTTGAATAGGGTAGGCGTAGAGTGCATATACTCGAGCTTGGAGAGTTTATTATATACACGCACCACTTCTTCGTTGGTGTTCCCAATGCCCATTGCCACACGCATGAAAAACCATTGCGGCTTTTCAATAATCTGCTGTTTACGGTTTTTCATGAGATATCGATCTCGGAGGGTGGTTAAACCAAAGTAGCCAAAGAGCTCATCGCGCTCGTAGTTGATGGAGTTACTCAGGAGTTCTATATCAAACTCAAACAGCTCTTCTTTGATGAGGTTTTCCTCCAAAGCATGCCTTAAGTAGTTTTCAAAGCCATCTAAATGGCGATCTATCTTCTTGTTGATTTGCTTGAGAAGCTGTCGAGTTGCTAAGTGGTCGTAGCGAGGATGATCGGGGATGAGCTGCTCGATGGCTTTGAGTAGCAACTGGTCGATTTCCTCGGTTTTTACCTGCTCAGGTATTTTGAGGTCTAGCTCTTTCATGATGCGGAACACGATTTCGTAATCGTCTTCTACTTCTAGGCCATTGAGTATTTGAAAAATGGC
Coding sequences within it:
- a CDS encoding sensor histidine kinase; the protein is MNIQSKLAFTYITLLSLGVIVISSYAILSIRAFLLEEGIVNFEEDAQVFAKSFEDMDPNENLFDKALFVSNLTGYEIALFDSEGQVLVNIPDALTDYVDAREYLNDDLQDSLNAMPGSPVVINEELYPKLIAFQYIGENSSEARYLRISQLKSTIYAAEASIRHLIYGAMVGSILVVIIVSFYFARYMSKPLLRLKEAALDIANGNLDREINLKRSDEFGTLARSLNQMADTLRADTEQLKKLNEKQNQFFADITHEVRNPLHSISGALEMMELENLEASKKAQYIQVARKQLQRVTRLFEDLKTLQRYDYDASFIIREQVELGKLVEGILHVHKPFAEKKGIALVSDIEENLNVFVDPDKIEQVIENLTSNALKYTNEGTVTVAAKKVKEGVKVSVSDTGIGISDEHLERLFDRFYRADKARSRDKGGTGLGLAVVKSILTAHQSDIQVESTVGKGSTFQFVLKVR
- a CDS encoding response regulator transcription factor, translating into MNAGRNILLVEDELESGEMLSNFLELNDFNIMWAKDGKEAFSIIEDKANEIDLAILDIMVPYHDGKEICKMIREHPVIQDIPVLFLTARDEEVDEIEGLNIGADDYIKKPASLNLIKAHVESQLRRVKPEKAHWLKYDQVYLDTETHQMFINEKPIDLTHTEYIIAEMFFKHPKLVYSRKEILEHISDEEKFIFDRTVDVHIKNLRLKMKDEGKLIKTYRGIGYGFNREYLDS
- a CDS encoding DUF58 domain-containing protein; this translates as MILDPEILSKLSSIELRAKKIVEGFISGLHKSPYHGFSVEFAEHRPYNTGDDFKHIDWKAYGKKERFYVKQYEEETNLRCYTLLDTSSSMLFKHFSSWTKLRYGIHYAAALMYLMHRQRDACGFIPFSSKIEKFIPAKGTYAHLRQIYTELEQELVREHKGEEEKRTTSTAEVIHEVAERLNHRSLVIIITDLFESPQKHDELISALKHLRHRNHEVLLFNVLEHRSERELAFSDNKVVFEDLESGSEVEVIPAQVKEDYIQKVEEHIKKFKLACSEFEIDFEQIDIESGFDKALLAYLNKRKRLG
- a CDS encoding MmcQ/YjbR family DNA-binding protein, producing MNIEDFRNYCLSFEGVTEEFPFGEETLVYKVLGKMFALATIEDFNRVNLKCDPEYAVQLREAHEDITAGWHMNKKHWNSVYTQSALSDELIKSLIDHSYECVTSKMSKKDRMSLGLD
- a CDS encoding DUF6787 family protein codes for the protein MRIIDKLKERWGIENSLQLFLILLVFACTGFTSLFARRFVFDLLGITDEHSFWFKTLVWLLTIFPIYNILLYFYGVIFGQREFFTKFLKKMLGRFVRKKDNASA
- a CDS encoding aquaporin, with product MGIKKYLIECIGTFFLVLVIGVSTNPIAIGFTLSALIYVGALISGAHFNPAISLGAFWLNKLSIKEFGGYVLGQTIGAMLAAATVLMLSSLVFYVEAPLNSTFYQQLTIEVLLSFVLVLVALTAWIGKPSNKSVATYAFIMGFSFAALTMAGESISGSVFNPALSIGTAIVDLMFNGASYLDIPLYTVGPLFGASLAAIAYKYFKPDLI
- a CDS encoding exonuclease domain-containing protein, yielding MNFLAIDVETANADYSSICQIGLVHFQDGQIVDKWSSLVNPEAYFDPFNSSIHGITEEAVQNAPTFDAIHSLISEKITNQITIHHMPFDRIAVTRACTEYNLEIIQPKWLDSAKIVRRTWDQFAYKGYGLANIADFLDIQFGHHDALEDAIAAAKIVHIACEKTQRTVEDWLTRVDQPIFPYQSGSSAIRLDGNSEGALYGENLVFTGALSIPRKDAAKIAADIGCNIRNSVSKKTTILVVGTHDTSKLAGYEKSSKHRKVEELIENGISIKILSEKDFIEMCNNENKELQLEVPKKEAKPQKVNKQKRPVNQSDIHLEIKIDEKFISEIKNKLNSLTDEQKVALQKSKQIYQKQLSSIKECSQEEKRKLATEFKSNIVKVKEYYDILRIESYEVDLVDTIDMEIEQLQDLLYDLMKDKITLVELFETIEFSLNIIKSDFEDVSYPKPINDYCILTMKELKKIKLRIKSFAVVS
- a CDS encoding TolB family protein; its protein translation is MACSTSTKVPQQSTPSTDEGAALSCSDQLLFYSDRSGNGDLYNLNLESLELSLFEGDSLSDGAPRYSPFYQEIVFSREINGQRTLYKKSLSNGEAEFLINNPAGDEVPSWAPNRNRIVFSKEVNPSSYQLVVMELETGYLQVLHEGANQPYQPQWSPTSDHIAFVLTDTLHNGDIFTIQADGSKLTAITNSDRLHGYPSWSPDGEKLIFYRYNESADLFSYHLTSQDLRQLTFSASNILLGRYSTDGSSIAYGAEVDGNWELFVMDADGNNKSRLTFNPAFDGDPIWLPCR
- a CDS encoding ribonucleoside-diphosphate reductase subunit alpha, giving the protein MQRTVIKRDQSTEKFETQKIINAIFQILNGLEVEDDYEIVFRIMKELDLKIPEQVKTEEIDQLLLKAIEQLIPDHPRYDHLATRQLLKQINKKIDRHLDGFENYLRHALEENLIKEELFEFDIELLSNSINYERDELFGYFGLTTLRDRYLMKNRKQQIIEKPQWFFMRVAMGIGNTNEEVVRVYNKLSKLEYMHSTPTLFNSGTPMSQYSSCYVSVVDDSLESIMAKAEETAFLAKHAGGVGTDVTRVRATGSLIKSLNAKSSGVIPFIKVFDTLVNSIQQGGRRRSSQVISIQPWHLDIEAFLDLKETTGNAYFRTPSLNTKLWMPDELMRRIEHNEPVYLFDPGECPELVEAIGDDFALKYNQRIEEAKQGKIEQFKKLDGADFFKKYLFKLAKTGHPWLVFKDEHNRKNPCPQYGVINSSNLCTEIAIPNRSDSTAVCTLASLNLSKHVLDDRSDFDWGKIEDTLQTMVLALDNILDKNFYPSEEARKNTMDLRPLGIGIMGFAEALVELGVAYDSEEAVILARKIGRFMKEVCYKSSEQLASERAPFQHYTDAKDQGEGYAYAPRRNAVLLAIAPTATISIISGTTSSIDSYFSNLYSRDTLSGKYIVVNHQLIHALEEKGLWNDHMANLIKQHNGSVQHIEQLDGVIDKDVYKTAYEIHPNRQIDIAAAFQESIDQAVSKSIYIDEQLRDAMRDIYLYAWKKKLKSTYYCFIDKVIKGEKYTSKVNKRGTRVGFGSSKKSESTHVEVADNTTKQVEEVHADLIQQAREKFGDQRVEEVLQADENACPTDPLLRKICPSCE
- a CDS encoding SDR family oxidoreductase yields the protein MTLKNKTVWITGASSGIGKAFAKAYFKEGANLILSSRRTEALEEVKTEIDPSSDRIQILPLDLAQSNTFASKTQEALSFFGNIDVLINNGGISQRSIFEETDLDTIRKLMEVNFFGSVGLTREVLPSMIEQGSGHIIATSSVAGKFGSKFRTGYAASKHALHGFFDSLRQECYEHNIAVTLVCPGPIKTDITKNAVTGDGSSYGKMGDMHEDAMTADEMVANIWSPLMNRKEEIVIAPLKIKLALWMKRLNPSLLNKILKNQKVT